A region from the Chthoniobacterales bacterium genome encodes:
- a CDS encoding efflux RND transporter periplasmic adaptor subunit: MNLISPPVSLTAPGLVLEWQEGLVTDFGHRQQKIRLRFADLPDEANAHPKKINERRSAGRSRTGSIGQSVRFGVVALAALALAACKPSAPQSQPALPVNVVTVVEKDVNEWDEYTGRLDAVESVEVRPRVSGYITEVKFEAGAMVKAGDLLYVIDPRPYQADFDRAAAEFERTQANQKLAQIELDRAKDLRSKNTISASEFDQKAATYQQASAGARSAEAAKNAAALNLEFTQVKSPIAGRVSDARITLGNLVQPGAGPESVLTTVVSVDPIYVRIDADENSLLKYVKLDEEGKRKSARNGQIPAWVQLGNETDFPHEGVVDFVDNRLDPGTGTVRARVVLRNWSTLVVPGFFARIRVAGATPYRAALVADKVISSQQGLKYAYVVKPDNTLERRNLETGPIFEGKRIVKKGLKDGEKVVSTRLQLLQPGMPVTPISEQPPSIESKSAQ, encoded by the coding sequence ATGAACCTAATAAGTCCACCAGTTTCGCTCACCGCGCCCGGGCTCGTCCTGGAGTGGCAGGAGGGCTTGGTGACCGATTTCGGTCATCGGCAACAGAAGATTCGTCTGAGATTCGCAGACCTCCCAGACGAAGCGAACGCGCATCCGAAGAAGATCAACGAACGCAGAAGCGCAGGACGCAGCCGGACAGGGTCCATCGGACAATCCGTGCGCTTTGGGGTTGTCGCGCTGGCGGCGCTCGCGTTGGCCGCCTGCAAACCAAGCGCGCCTCAATCGCAGCCAGCGCTGCCCGTGAATGTTGTCACGGTCGTCGAGAAGGATGTGAACGAGTGGGACGAATACACGGGGCGCCTTGATGCTGTGGAGTCGGTGGAAGTGCGGCCCCGCGTTTCCGGTTACATTACAGAGGTGAAGTTCGAGGCCGGGGCCATGGTCAAGGCCGGCGATCTGCTTTACGTCATCGATCCGCGCCCGTATCAGGCCGACTTCGATCGCGCGGCGGCCGAATTCGAGCGCACCCAGGCGAACCAGAAACTCGCGCAGATCGAATTGGATCGCGCGAAGGACCTGCGGAGCAAGAACACCATTTCCGCGAGCGAGTTCGATCAGAAGGCGGCGACCTATCAGCAGGCATCCGCCGGGGCGCGTTCCGCGGAGGCCGCGAAGAATGCGGCGGCCTTGAATCTCGAGTTCACGCAGGTGAAGTCGCCGATTGCCGGACGGGTCAGTGATGCTCGCATCACGCTCGGCAACCTGGTGCAGCCAGGAGCGGGACCCGAAAGCGTTCTTACCACGGTCGTTTCCGTCGATCCGATCTACGTCCGGATCGACGCGGACGAAAACAGCCTTTTGAAGTACGTGAAGCTGGACGAAGAAGGTAAGCGGAAGAGCGCTCGCAATGGACAGATCCCTGCCTGGGTCCAACTCGGCAATGAGACTGACTTTCCGCACGAAGGGGTAGTCGACTTCGTCGATAACCGCCTCGATCCGGGAACCGGGACGGTGCGCGCGCGCGTGGTGCTTCGCAACTGGAGCACGCTCGTCGTGCCGGGCTTCTTCGCCCGCATTCGCGTGGCCGGCGCGACCCCATACCGCGCCGCCTTGGTGGCCGACAAGGTCATCAGTTCCCAGCAGGGACTGAAGTACGCCTATGTCGTCAAACCGGACAACACCCTCGAGCGTCGCAATCTCGAAACAGGCCCAATCTTTGAGGGCAAACGGATCGTTAAAAAAGGTCTGAAGGACGGCGAGAAGGTCGTCTCCACGCGTTTGCAGCTCCTCCAGCCGGGAATGCCGGTGACGCCAATTTCTGAGCAGCCTCCCTCAATAGAAAGCAAATCCGCGCAATGA
- a CDS encoding multidrug efflux RND transporter permease subunit gives MNFSHFFIDRPIFAGVISILITLIGAIALFTLPIAQYPEIAPPTIQVTANYPGANAKVVAETVATPIEQQVNGVENMLYMTSQSTSDGNMALTVTFKLGTNLDDAQVLVQNRVAIAVPTLPQDVQRIGVTTRKQSPDLTMVVHLVSPDGSLDSLFTSNYALLQLRDELARLDGVGDITVFGAREYSMRIWLDPDKLSARGLTAQDVVSAIQEQNVQVAAGIIGAPPVPKESTAFQYTVSTQGRLANEDEFGEIVVKTGTGGQVTRIRDVARVELAARDYTVNSQLGGKPATAMGIFQRPGSNALQTSAAVRKKMEELKHRFPAGLDYTIVYDPTVSVRESIHEVQKTLFEAIALVVLVVLVFLQTWRAAIIPLIAIPVSLIGTFAAMTAFGFSINNISLFGLVLAIGIVVDDAIVVVEAIEHKIEEGRSPRDAAREAMSEVGGALVAIAVVLCAVFIPTAFLSGITGQFFRQFALTIAVSTAISAFNSLTLSPALAKLLLRPRGAEKDRFQRILDALLGWFFRGFNKVFAWAGNAYGHTVSRLTKLAVIVLFIYAGLLGLTVLGFKVVPGGFLPTQDRGYAVVYAQLPDAASLDRTQAVVDKIAKIAHETPGILNTVEFAGFNLFGGNQTNTAAVFLPFKEFSERTKPEEKLPAILAKMNARVRAEIPEALVAVFPPPPVAGIGNAGGYKVFIQDRGNAGIEELQAQAFAMVGKANQTPGLTNNITTFRANVPQLWLEVDRVKAKSMNVPLSNIFGTLQTYLGSSYVNDLTLFGRTYRVTAQADSQFRLKPEDIRLLKTRNSNGGVVPLGAVATVQEVNGADKVTHYNMFPAADLSGQPAPGTSTGDAINSIERLAKEILPTSFTTEWTEIAYQAKVAGNSAIYVFPLCVLFVFLLLAAQYESWSLPLAIILIVPMCIFSAIGGVWLRSMDNNVFTQIGFVVLVGLACKNAILIVEFAKQIQDRDHKDRFTAAVEACRLRLRPILMTSFAFILGVFPLVIGTGAGAEMRQALGTAVFFGMLGVTFFGLLLTPVFYVVIMWFKERRQAAPTINAQDIAIEPAVSH, from the coding sequence ATGAACTTCTCTCACTTTTTCATCGACCGGCCCATCTTCGCCGGAGTCATTAGCATCCTCATCACGCTGATCGGCGCCATCGCGCTCTTCACCTTGCCGATCGCGCAGTATCCGGAGATTGCGCCGCCAACCATTCAGGTCACCGCCAATTATCCGGGCGCGAATGCCAAGGTGGTCGCGGAGACGGTGGCCACGCCGATCGAGCAGCAGGTCAATGGCGTGGAGAACATGCTCTACATGACTTCGCAGAGCACGAGCGATGGCAACATGGCGCTCACCGTCACCTTCAAGCTCGGGACCAATCTCGATGACGCGCAGGTGCTGGTGCAGAATCGCGTCGCGATTGCGGTGCCGACTTTGCCGCAGGATGTGCAGCGCATCGGCGTCACCACGCGAAAGCAATCACCCGATCTGACGATGGTCGTGCACCTCGTCTCGCCGGATGGTTCGCTCGATTCGCTTTTCACGAGCAACTACGCGCTCCTTCAGCTCCGCGATGAGCTCGCGCGGCTCGATGGCGTCGGCGACATCACGGTCTTCGGGGCGCGCGAATACTCGATGCGCATCTGGCTTGATCCGGACAAGCTTTCCGCGCGAGGGCTGACCGCGCAGGACGTCGTCAGCGCAATCCAGGAGCAGAACGTGCAGGTCGCGGCCGGGATCATCGGCGCGCCGCCGGTGCCGAAGGAGTCCACCGCCTTTCAATACACCGTCAGTACCCAGGGCCGGCTTGCGAATGAGGACGAGTTTGGCGAAATCGTGGTCAAGACCGGAACCGGCGGGCAGGTCACGCGCATTCGTGATGTCGCGCGGGTCGAGCTGGCGGCGCGCGATTACACGGTCAACAGCCAGCTCGGCGGAAAACCGGCGACTGCGATGGGCATTTTCCAGCGGCCCGGTTCGAATGCGCTTCAGACCTCCGCGGCGGTGCGCAAAAAGATGGAGGAGCTGAAGCACCGTTTCCCGGCCGGGCTGGACTATACGATCGTGTATGACCCGACTGTCTCCGTGCGCGAGTCGATCCACGAAGTGCAGAAGACGCTCTTCGAAGCGATCGCGCTGGTGGTGCTCGTCGTCCTCGTGTTTCTCCAGACCTGGCGCGCGGCGATCATCCCGCTCATCGCCATTCCGGTTTCATTGATCGGAACTTTTGCGGCGATGACGGCTTTTGGCTTTTCCATCAACAACATTTCGCTCTTTGGCCTGGTGCTCGCGATCGGAATCGTGGTCGACGATGCGATTGTGGTGGTCGAGGCGATCGAGCACAAAATCGAAGAAGGCCGCAGCCCGCGCGACGCCGCCCGTGAAGCGATGAGCGAAGTCGGAGGCGCGCTCGTCGCCATCGCGGTCGTGCTCTGCGCCGTCTTTATTCCCACGGCGTTCCTGAGCGGAATCACCGGACAATTCTTCCGGCAGTTCGCGCTCACGATCGCGGTCTCGACTGCGATCTCGGCGTTCAACTCCCTCACATTGTCCCCCGCGCTCGCAAAGCTGCTTCTCCGCCCGCGCGGCGCAGAGAAGGATCGGTTTCAGCGCATTCTCGACGCGCTCCTCGGCTGGTTCTTCCGCGGCTTCAACAAAGTGTTTGCGTGGGCGGGAAATGCCTACGGCCATACTGTCTCCCGGCTCACCAAGCTCGCCGTTATTGTGCTGTTCATTTACGCGGGTTTGCTTGGCCTCACCGTGCTCGGATTCAAAGTCGTCCCGGGCGGATTTCTCCCGACGCAAGATCGCGGCTACGCCGTCGTGTATGCGCAATTGCCCGATGCCGCGTCGCTCGATCGCACCCAGGCGGTCGTCGACAAGATTGCCAAGATCGCCCACGAGACTCCCGGCATTCTCAACACCGTTGAATTCGCCGGGTTCAATCTTTTCGGCGGCAATCAGACAAACACCGCCGCGGTCTTCCTGCCGTTCAAGGAATTCTCTGAGCGGACCAAGCCTGAGGAAAAGCTCCCGGCGATTCTCGCGAAGATGAATGCACGCGTGCGCGCGGAGATACCTGAGGCGCTCGTCGCGGTATTCCCACCGCCACCGGTCGCCGGCATCGGCAACGCGGGTGGTTACAAGGTTTTCATCCAGGATCGAGGCAACGCCGGCATCGAAGAGCTCCAGGCCCAGGCGTTCGCGATGGTTGGGAAAGCGAACCAAACGCCGGGCCTGACGAATAACATCACGACATTTCGGGCCAATGTGCCCCAGCTTTGGCTCGAGGTGGATCGCGTCAAAGCGAAGAGCATGAACGTGCCCTTAAGCAATATCTTCGGAACGTTGCAAACCTATCTCGGCTCTTCCTACGTAAATGATCTTACCTTGTTTGGGCGCACCTACCGCGTCACGGCCCAGGCCGACTCACAATTCCGGCTCAAGCCGGAAGACATCCGTCTGCTCAAGACGCGCAACAGCAACGGCGGGGTCGTTCCACTCGGCGCGGTCGCGACCGTGCAGGAAGTAAACGGTGCGGACAAGGTCACCCACTACAACATGTTTCCCGCGGCCGATCTGAGTGGCCAGCCCGCCCCCGGGACGAGCACAGGCGACGCGATTAACTCCATCGAGCGCCTGGCCAAGGAAATTCTACCGACGAGTTTCACGACCGAATGGACTGAGATCGCCTACCAGGCGAAAGTCGCCGGCAATAGCGCCATCTACGTTTTCCCGCTCTGCGTCCTGTTCGTCTTTCTCCTGCTCGCCGCGCAATATGAAAGCTGGTCGTTGCCGCTCGCAATCATCCTGATCGTGCCAATGTGTATCTTCAGCGCGATCGGCGGCGTCTGGCTGCGCTCGATGGACAACAACGTCTTTACTCAGATCGGCTTCGTCGTGCTGGTCGGCCTCGCCTGCAAGAATGCCATCCTGATTGTCGAATTCGCGAAGCAGATCCAGGATCGGGACCACAAAGATCGCTTCACGGCCGCCGTCGAAGCGTGCCGCCTCCGTCTCCGGCCGATCTTGATGACCAGCTTTGCCTTCATCCTCGGGGTGTTTCCCCTCGTCATCGGCACCGGAGCAGGCGCGGAAATGCGCCAGGCCCTCGGCACCGCCGTCTTCTTCGGCATGCTGGGCGTGACGTTCTTCGGCCTGCTCCTCACGCCGGTGTTCTACGTGGTGATCATGTGGTTCAAAGAACGACGGCAGGCGGCGCCGACGATCAACGCGCAGGATATTGCTATCGAGCCCGCCGTATCGCATTAA
- a CDS encoding NAD(P)/FAD-dependent oxidoreductase codes for MKKTRIVIAGGGFAGLYAAKYLDRHLARRADVEVTLIARENYILFTPMLHEVAAGDLAPGDIVNPLRRILRHVNVIGADVSDIDPGARKVRCVHGLDQRELEFDFDHLLLALGSETNFFENAGIRDWSVTMKSLSDAALLRNRMVAFLEEGSLEKDTAARRQWLTFVIAGGGFAGAETAGAVNDFVRQAAKFYPQVGEEEIRVVVIHPGDYLLPELGEELGRYAEHKLRERNVDVIKGARVASYDGWDVTLNNGMSIPAATLVWTAGVKPSPVVAALACPKERGRIIADQYLQVPGFPGLWTAGDCAAVPDGYETGRWFPPTAQHGMREALTAAKNIERTILDQELKPFRYRTMGMLASIGHHTGVASFFGFKFSGFIAWWMWRSVYLAKLPRLVKKLRVMTAWTLDLVFGREIEQMITLRDVEELSERWTRLRGRRAA; via the coding sequence ATGAAGAAAACACGGATCGTGATCGCGGGTGGCGGGTTTGCCGGGCTCTACGCCGCAAAATATTTGGACAGACATCTGGCGCGCCGGGCGGACGTGGAAGTGACGCTGATCGCGCGGGAGAATTATATTCTCTTCACGCCGATGTTGCATGAGGTGGCGGCTGGCGACCTGGCGCCCGGGGACATCGTCAATCCACTGCGGCGAATTCTGCGCCACGTTAATGTGATCGGAGCTGATGTCTCAGATATCGATCCTGGCGCGCGCAAAGTTCGTTGCGTCCACGGCTTGGATCAGCGCGAGCTCGAGTTCGACTTCGATCATTTGCTTCTCGCTCTCGGCTCCGAGACAAATTTTTTCGAAAACGCCGGCATCCGGGATTGGTCGGTGACGATGAAGAGCCTCAGCGATGCGGCCCTGCTGAGAAACCGAATGGTGGCGTTTTTGGAGGAAGGAAGCCTGGAGAAGGATACGGCCGCGCGCCGCCAATGGCTCACCTTTGTCATCGCCGGCGGCGGATTTGCCGGCGCGGAAACAGCGGGCGCGGTCAACGATTTCGTTCGCCAGGCGGCGAAGTTTTACCCGCAAGTGGGCGAAGAGGAAATTCGCGTGGTGGTGATTCATCCCGGTGATTATTTGCTCCCGGAGCTGGGCGAAGAGCTCGGCCGATATGCCGAACACAAACTGCGCGAGCGCAACGTGGACGTGATCAAAGGCGCGCGCGTGGCCAGCTACGATGGTTGGGACGTTACCCTGAACAACGGCATGTCGATTCCCGCCGCGACCCTTGTTTGGACGGCGGGGGTAAAACCCAGTCCGGTGGTCGCCGCTTTGGCGTGTCCGAAAGAGAGAGGACGGATTATTGCAGATCAATATCTTCAGGTTCCCGGATTCCCCGGACTTTGGACAGCGGGCGATTGCGCGGCGGTTCCCGATGGTTACGAAACTGGAAGGTGGTTCCCGCCCACTGCGCAGCACGGAATGCGCGAGGCACTGACGGCGGCGAAGAACATCGAGCGCACGATTCTCGATCAAGAACTAAAGCCGTTCCGTTACCGGACGATGGGAATGCTCGCGAGCATCGGCCATCATACCGGGGTAGCGAGTTTCTTCGGATTCAAGTTCTCCGGGTTCATTGCCTGGTGGATGTGGCGCTCGGTTTATCTGGCGAAGCTTCCGCGGTTGGTGAAGAAACTGCGGGTGATGACGGCGTGGACACTCGATCTTGTTTTCGGACGCGAAATCGAACAGATGATCACGCTGCGCGATGTTGAGGAGCTTAGTGAGCGGTGGACACGGCTCCGCGGACGACGCGCAGCCTAG
- a CDS encoding LysR family transcriptional regulator — MELRHLRYFVAVAEMENVSRAAMQRLHVSQPSLSRQIRDLEDEMGVQLLERTAKSVRLTDAGRAFLDEARAILKQTSDAVGKVRAIAGKGDTELHIGDWPLATGRILPGLLRAYQKAMPKVKVKVHDWAVEKNISGVRDGRLQLAIILPPLKGNALEELRFEPLFTGRVCLAVSCDHPFASRRSVPLADAAREPFVGLTREDYPRYLEYLSAIFAPVNEKPRLVEEQDGWSGVFSAVSAGAGIALTSDAFNYAFNDRIKCVRLTPEPKRVVVGMITRKGKLTPATEMFCQCAKDAFASMR, encoded by the coding sequence GTGGAACTGCGGCATTTACGTTACTTCGTCGCGGTGGCCGAGATGGAAAACGTCTCGCGGGCCGCGATGCAGCGGTTGCACGTTTCGCAGCCGTCGCTCAGCCGCCAGATTCGCGATCTCGAAGATGAAATGGGCGTGCAGTTGCTCGAACGCACAGCGAAGTCGGTTCGCCTGACCGACGCAGGTCGCGCGTTTCTCGATGAGGCGCGCGCGATTCTAAAACAGACCAGCGACGCCGTGGGGAAAGTGCGCGCCATCGCTGGCAAGGGTGACACCGAGCTGCACATTGGCGATTGGCCGCTCGCCACCGGCCGGATCCTGCCCGGGCTTCTTCGCGCGTATCAAAAAGCGATGCCTAAGGTGAAAGTGAAGGTGCATGATTGGGCGGTGGAGAAGAACATCTCGGGAGTGCGCGATGGTCGCCTGCAGCTCGCGATCATTCTTCCACCGCTCAAAGGAAATGCGCTGGAGGAGCTGCGGTTCGAACCATTGTTCACTGGGCGCGTTTGCCTCGCCGTTTCATGCGATCATCCATTCGCCTCGCGCCGATCCGTTCCGTTAGCCGACGCCGCGCGCGAACCGTTCGTCGGGCTGACGCGCGAGGACTATCCGCGTTACCTGGAATATTTGAGTGCGATCTTTGCGCCTGTGAACGAGAAGCCGCGCCTCGTGGAGGAGCAGGATGGTTGGTCTGGTGTTTTTTCCGCTGTCAGCGCCGGCGCGGGAATTGCACTCACATCGGACGCGTTCAATTATGCGTTCAACGACCGGATCAAATGCGTGCGCCTCACGCCTGAACCGAAACGCGTCGTCGTCGGGATGATTACGCGAAAAGGAAAACTCACCCCGGCCACGGAGATGTTCTGCCAGTGTGCGAAGGACGCCTTTGCTTCTATGCGTTAG